One segment of Paraburkholderia bonniea DNA contains the following:
- the rlmN gene encoding 23S rRNA (adenine(2503)-C(2))-methyltransferase RlmN, giving the protein MASSSTVNLLDLDAAGLVAYCGSLGEKPFRARQLQRWIHQYNAADFDGMTDLAKSLREKLKGRATITMPDIVSDHLSTDGTRKWLIDVGNSNAVETVFIPEETRGTLCVSSQAGCAVNCRFCSTGKQGFSRNLTTGEIIGQLRMAEFALRASSGAAGGRANGGEGKGERVITNVVMMGMGEPLLNYDAVVPAMRLMLDDYAYGLSRRRVTLSTSGVVPMMDRLGADLPVALAVSLHAPTDSLRDMLVPLNKKYPLRELMAACLRYLKVAPRDFITFEYCMLDGVNDSEAQARELLALTRDVPCKFNLIPFNPFPESGLLRSRSDQIRRFAQVLLEAGVVTTIRKTRGDDIDAACGQLAGAVQDRTRLAQRSAKGARVIEVHQA; this is encoded by the coding sequence ATGGCGAGCAGTTCAACCGTCAACCTTCTTGATCTCGATGCCGCAGGGCTAGTCGCTTATTGCGGCAGCCTTGGCGAGAAGCCGTTTCGCGCCCGGCAATTGCAGCGCTGGATTCACCAGTACAACGCTGCCGATTTCGATGGCATGACCGATCTGGCCAAGTCATTGCGCGAAAAGCTCAAGGGCCGTGCCACGATCACGATGCCCGATATCGTTAGCGATCATCTTTCTACCGACGGCACACGAAAGTGGCTGATCGATGTCGGCAACAGCAATGCCGTCGAAACCGTATTTATCCCCGAAGAAACGCGTGGCACGTTGTGCGTGTCGTCGCAGGCCGGGTGTGCAGTCAATTGCCGTTTTTGTTCAACTGGCAAACAAGGGTTTTCTCGTAATCTGACCACAGGTGAAATCATCGGCCAACTGCGGATGGCCGAATTCGCATTGCGCGCGTCTTCTGGCGCTGCAGGCGGTCGGGCCAATGGCGGTGAAGGTAAGGGCGAACGCGTTATTACCAACGTGGTGATGATGGGTATGGGGGAGCCGTTGCTTAACTATGATGCCGTGGTGCCCGCGATGCGGCTCATGCTCGACGACTATGCCTACGGGTTGTCCCGCCGGCGCGTCACATTGTCCACATCTGGCGTAGTGCCAATGATGGACCGGCTGGGTGCTGATTTGCCAGTGGCGCTCGCGGTATCGTTGCACGCGCCGACTGATTCGTTGCGCGACATGCTGGTCCCCCTGAATAAAAAATACCCGTTGCGGGAGTTGATGGCCGCCTGCCTGCGTTATCTAAAAGTTGCGCCACGCGATTTCATTACGTTTGAATATTGCATGCTGGATGGCGTTAACGATAGTGAAGCCCAGGCACGCGAACTTCTGGCACTTACACGTGATGTGCCGTGCAAGTTCAATTTGATTCCGTTTAATCCGTTTCCCGAATCCGGGCTCCTTCGTTCCCGGTCAGACCAGATTCGCCGTTTTGCCCAAGTGCTGCTGGAAGCGGGCGTTGTCACAACGATACGTAAAACTCGCGGTGATGATATTGATGCAGCTTGCGGCCAGTTGGCCGGTGCGGTCCAGGATCGCACACGTCTTGCACAGCGTAGCGCCAAAGGTGCGAGAGTCATTGAAGTGCATCAAGCATAA
- a CDS encoding RodZ domain-containing protein, with amino-acid sequence MSESRPPHDGTSANEDQLTSATGHSGASFGELGSLLAVGSRLTELREAKGWSIDDVSARLKVAAVKLRALEAGDISHLPDTTFALGVVRGYAKMLGADPTPFTQALRREYGVPEPDLSMPASSGKDLPRGRMALSLGGAPRHRSWLWGIAAIFVAMIALAVWHTNGGDSSAWLTRFKASANGAAHDTDAASASVPAPNSAVVAATPGSAADVASAGASSVGSVPGVPLAASTDAAQPVSASSAPLAAPALPSSAAVMGAASIPMADFADKGADVTKVGEAIVSMRVTQDSWFSVRQQDGRELFSGLVRAGEAKEVTGTAPFRITVGNSAGLESISFDGQPVDPAKYSAAKGNVARFALP; translated from the coding sequence ATGAGTGAATCGCGGCCGCCGCATGACGGCACTAGCGCTAATGAAGACCAACTGACATCGGCTACAGGCCATTCTGGCGCGTCATTTGGCGAGCTGGGTTCGCTGTTGGCGGTCGGCTCCCGGCTAACCGAGCTGCGAGAGGCAAAAGGCTGGTCGATTGATGATGTTTCGGCCCGGCTGAAAGTTGCAGCAGTGAAGCTGCGAGCGCTGGAAGCTGGCGATATCAGCCATCTCCCGGATACGACCTTTGCACTTGGTGTAGTCCGTGGTTATGCCAAGATGCTCGGTGCAGATCCGACACCTTTCACCCAAGCCTTGCGTCGTGAATACGGTGTTCCTGAGCCTGATTTGTCGATGCCCGCATCCTCAGGTAAAGACTTGCCACGCGGCCGGATGGCGTTGTCGCTAGGTGGGGCACCGCGTCATCGCTCCTGGCTGTGGGGGATAGCCGCCATATTCGTTGCGATGATCGCGCTGGCGGTATGGCATACCAACGGCGGTGACTCTTCGGCATGGTTGACGCGTTTCAAGGCGAGCGCAAATGGAGCTGCCCACGATACAGATGCCGCTTCGGCTTCTGTGCCTGCGCCAAATTCTGCTGTCGTTGCAGCGACGCCGGGTTCCGCGGCTGACGTGGCTTCTGCTGGGGCAAGTTCGGTGGGCAGTGTACCCGGTGTGCCTTTAGCCGCATCTACAGATGCTGCTCAGCCTGTTTCGGCCTCCTCGGCTCCGTTAGCTGCGCCAGCGCTGCCGTCGTCTGCTGCGGTTATGGGTGCGGCGAGTATTCCGATGGCGGATTTTGCCGATAAGGGCGCAGATGTTACCAAGGTGGGTGAAGCCATCGTATCCATGCGTGTGACGCAAGACAGCTGGTTCAGTGTGCGTCAGCAAGATGGCCGGGAGCTGTTCTCGGGCCTTGTACGGGCAGGAGAGGCAAAAGAAGTCACTGGCACTGCACCCTTTCGCATTACGGTAGGAAATAGTGCAGGGCTTGAGTCGATATCCTTCGATGGACAGCCTGTTGATCCGGCTAAATATTCGGCAGCGAAGGGCAATGTGGCGCGTTTTGCGCTGCCTTAG
- the ispG gene encoding flavodoxin-dependent (E)-4-hydroxy-3-methylbut-2-enyl-diphosphate synthase codes for MQIDQLHSSSQICSTTPVSGGHAPRRAAVGVPVRWGGQLVTIGGDAPVRVQSMTNTDTADAIGTAIQVKELAQAGSELVRITVNTPEAAAAVPAVREQLDRMGVSVPLIGDFHYNGHLLLRDFPECAEALSKYRINPGNVGQGAKRDTQFAQMIETAIKYDKPVRIGVNWGSLDQDLLARMMDENAARATPWDAQSVMYEALIQSAIGSAERAVELGLGRNQIVLSCKVSGVQDLIAVYRELARRCQFALHLGLTEAGMGSKGIVASTAALSVLLQEGIGDTIRISLTPEPGASRTGEVIVGQEILQTMGLRSFTPMVIACPGCGRTTSTLFQELASQIQTYLRTQMPVWRDQYPGVESMHVAVMGCIVNGPGESKQANIGISLPGSGENPAAPVFIDGEKVKTLRGERIAEEFQQIVSEYVARTYGRETALN; via the coding sequence ATGCAGATCGACCAATTACACTCCAGCAGTCAGATTTGTTCGACAACCCCCGTGTCTGGTGGCCATGCGCCGCGTCGAGCTGCAGTAGGCGTACCCGTGCGCTGGGGTGGGCAGCTAGTCACGATTGGGGGCGATGCGCCGGTACGGGTGCAGTCAATGACGAATACCGACACGGCTGATGCAATTGGCACCGCGATTCAGGTCAAGGAGCTGGCGCAAGCTGGCTCCGAGCTGGTGCGAATTACAGTGAATACGCCGGAAGCGGCGGCGGCGGTGCCTGCGGTGCGTGAACAACTCGACCGGATGGGTGTGTCGGTGCCGCTGATTGGTGACTTTCACTACAACGGTCATTTGCTGCTGCGCGACTTTCCCGAGTGTGCCGAAGCACTATCCAAATACCGGATTAATCCAGGAAACGTAGGTCAGGGCGCAAAGCGTGATACGCAGTTCGCGCAGATGATCGAAACCGCGATCAAATATGACAAGCCGGTTCGGATTGGCGTCAACTGGGGCAGTCTGGATCAGGATTTGCTGGCCAGGATGATGGATGAGAACGCGGCGCGTGCTACACCGTGGGATGCGCAAAGCGTGATGTACGAAGCGTTGATCCAGTCGGCGATTGGTTCGGCCGAGCGTGCTGTAGAACTGGGCTTGGGACGTAACCAGATCGTTTTGTCGTGCAAGGTCAGCGGCGTTCAGGATCTGATTGCTGTTTATCGTGAGCTGGCTCGACGCTGCCAGTTCGCGCTGCATCTTGGTTTGACTGAAGCCGGGATGGGGTCCAAAGGGATTGTTGCTTCGACGGCGGCGTTGTCGGTGTTGTTGCAGGAAGGGATTGGCGACACGATCAGAATTTCGCTGACACCAGAACCAGGTGCCTCTCGCACCGGCGAAGTTATCGTCGGGCAGGAAATTTTGCAGACCATGGGGTTGCGCTCTTTTACTCCTATGGTCATTGCGTGCCCTGGTTGTGGCCGCACAACCAGCACGCTGTTTCAGGAGCTGGCATCACAGATTCAAACGTATTTGCGGACCCAGATGCCCGTCTGGCGGGATCAATATCCGGGTGTTGAGAGCATGCATGTGGCTGTGATGGGCTGCATAGTTAATGGGCCGGGTGAATCGAAGCAGGCCAACATCGGCATCAGCTTGCCTGGATCTGGTGAAAATCCGGCTGCGCCGGTTTTTATCGACGGAGAGAAGGTTAAGACACTCCGTGGCGAGCGCATCGCAGAAGAGTTCCAGCAAATCGTGAGCGAATACGTTGCCCGTACTTATGGTCGTGAGACCGCGCTTAATTAA
- the hisS gene encoding histidine--tRNA ligase yields MTEQKKKLEKLSGVKGMNDLLPQEAGLWEFFEATVKSMLRSYGYQNIRTPIVEPTQLFKRGIGEVTDIVEKEMYSFTDALNGEQLTLRPENTAAVVRAAIEHNLLYDGPKRLWYIGPMFRHERPQRGRYRQFHQVGVEALGFAGPDTDAEIILMCQRLWDDLGLTGIRLEINSLGLAEERAAHRVELIAYLEKHREALDDDAVRRLYTNPLRVLDTKNPALQDIVQNAPKLIDFLGEASKAHFEGLQRILKSNNIPFKINPRLVRGLDYYNLTVFEWITDKLGAQGTVAAGGRYDPLIEQLGGKPTAACGWAMGVERILELLKEDKLVPEDEGCDVYVVHQGEAAREQAFIVAERLRDTGLDVILHCSPDGQPASFKSQMKRADASGAAFAVVLGEDEIANGTVGVKALRGHSTDGKSDQQNVPAEDLTEFLINAMVATAEDDD; encoded by the coding sequence ATGACTGAACAAAAAAAGAAGCTTGAAAAACTGTCTGGTGTGAAGGGCATGAATGACCTTTTGCCTCAGGAAGCTGGGTTGTGGGAGTTTTTTGAGGCGACCGTCAAGTCGATGCTTCGGTCGTATGGCTATCAGAATATTCGCACTCCAATTGTTGAGCCCACTCAGTTATTTAAACGTGGCATTGGCGAAGTCACCGATATTGTCGAAAAAGAGATGTACAGCTTTACCGACGCGCTGAATGGTGAGCAACTGACGTTACGTCCTGAGAATACGGCTGCGGTAGTGCGTGCGGCGATTGAGCACAATCTTCTTTACGATGGCCCGAAGCGCTTGTGGTATATCGGTCCGATGTTTCGCCATGAGCGTCCGCAAAGAGGGCGCTACCGCCAGTTTCATCAAGTTGGTGTTGAGGCGCTGGGTTTTGCTGGCCCGGACACTGACGCTGAAATCATTCTCATGTGTCAGCGTCTTTGGGATGATCTGGGTTTAACCGGGATTCGGCTTGAAATTAACTCGCTGGGCCTCGCTGAAGAGCGCGCCGCTCACCGGGTTGAGCTGATTGCGTATCTGGAAAAACACAGAGAGGCGCTGGACGATGATGCGGTACGCAGGCTTTATACCAATCCGTTACGCGTGCTGGATACCAAGAATCCTGCGTTACAGGACATCGTGCAAAACGCACCAAAGTTGATCGATTTTCTCGGTGAGGCTTCGAAAGCACATTTTGAGGGTCTGCAGCGCATTCTGAAGTCGAACAACATCCCGTTCAAAATCAATCCGCGGCTGGTGCGTGGCTTGGATTACTACAACCTGACTGTATTCGAGTGGATTACCGACAAGCTGGGTGCTCAGGGTACGGTCGCTGCGGGTGGCCGTTATGATCCGCTGATCGAGCAGCTCGGTGGCAAACCCACAGCAGCATGTGGTTGGGCGATGGGCGTTGAGCGCATTCTTGAGCTGCTGAAAGAAGACAAGCTCGTCCCAGAAGATGAAGGTTGCGACGTCTACGTCGTGCACCAGGGCGAGGCCGCGCGCGAGCAGGCGTTTATCGTTGCCGAGCGTTTGCGCGATACAGGGCTGGATGTCATTTTGCACTGCAGCCCGGATGGGCAGCCGGCGAGTTTCAAGTCGCAAATGAAGCGCGCCGATGCGAGCGGCGCTGCATTCGCGGTGGTTTTAGGTGAGGACGAAATAGCGAATGGCACGGTTGGTGTAAAAGCGCTCCGTGGGCATTCAACTGACGGAAAAAGTGACCAGCAGAATGTACCTGCCGAAGACTTGACCGAATTTCTAATCAATGCGATGGTTGCAACCGCTGAAGACGACGATTGA
- a CDS encoding YfgM family protein, which yields MSYHDEQESIESLKAWWTKWGNVTTWIVLAALVVAAGWNGWNFWQRRQAAEAAVFYDPTVQQVLASGDKARIARAASDMESKFGSSAYAQMTGLAAAKALYAAGDVAGAKSQLQWVIDHAKSDEFRQIARLRLASVLLDEKAYDAGLALLAAPQSEAFKGVMADGRGDLLAAQGKRDEARVAYKLALDALPKNDTSARQLIQFKLDALGD from the coding sequence ATGAGTTACCACGACGAACAAGAATCAATTGAAAGCCTGAAAGCATGGTGGACAAAGTGGGGCAATGTAACGACCTGGATCGTGCTGGCTGCGCTTGTTGTGGCTGCAGGCTGGAACGGCTGGAATTTCTGGCAACGTCGCCAGGCGGCTGAAGCGGCTGTATTTTATGACCCGACGGTGCAGCAGGTGCTGGCATCTGGCGACAAGGCCAGGATCGCGCGGGCTGCTTCCGATATGGAAAGCAAGTTTGGTAGCAGCGCGTATGCGCAGATGACAGGGCTTGCTGCAGCGAAAGCACTGTATGCCGCAGGGGATGTTGCTGGTGCGAAGTCCCAGTTGCAATGGGTCATTGATCATGCAAAAAGTGATGAGTTCCGCCAGATAGCAAGGCTGCGTCTGGCTTCTGTATTGCTCGACGAGAAAGCGTATGACGCTGGTCTCGCGTTGCTCGCAGCACCTCAGTCAGAGGCTTTCAAGGGTGTGATGGCGGATGGCCGGGGGGATTTGCTGGCCGCCCAGGGCAAGCGTGATGAAGCTCGTGTGGCTTACAAGCTTGCACTTGATGCCCTTCCCAAAAACGATACTTCAGCGCGTCAGTTGATTCAGTTCAAGCTGGACGCGCTAGGTGACTAA
- the bamB gene encoding outer membrane protein assembly factor BamB yields MNLLKRFAVPVACAMTVLALAACSSTKDPRRVPTPLTEFKSVLDVQQTWKASVGKAGRYLFSPVAIGDAVYAAGANGSVVKIDAKTGKDIWRTKVDSNLSAGVGSDGTLTAVGALKGGVYVLGPDGKLLWKATAPGEIISPPLVGNGLVVVRTVDGQISAFNAQTGEQRWVYRNRPVPLNLRVSSGMTFAGDVAVLAGFPGGTFAAINLQAGDAYWQTPVSYPKGVTEVERINDVTGPPALLGAQVCAVTFQGQLGCFDANSGRVLWEKAFSSTSGVAQNERIVAAGDDWAIVSAFDAATGKQLWRNEKLKSRDVSIPFLLGPAVVVGDYQGYVHFLSGDDGTFVARVKTDGSAITAAPVLAGDTLVVQTHNGDLFGFRPR; encoded by the coding sequence ATGAATCTGCTGAAACGTTTTGCCGTGCCTGTTGCCTGTGCGATGACCGTGCTTGCGCTGGCTGCGTGCTCATCTACGAAGGACCCGCGCCGGGTTCCTACGCCGCTCACCGAATTTAAATCTGTGCTCGACGTGCAGCAAACGTGGAAAGCGAGTGTTGGCAAGGCTGGGCGCTATTTGTTTTCACCTGTTGCGATTGGCGATGCGGTCTATGCGGCTGGTGCCAATGGTTCGGTGGTGAAGATTGATGCGAAGACCGGCAAAGATATCTGGCGTACGAAGGTCGATAGCAACTTGTCGGCTGGCGTAGGTAGTGATGGCACGCTGACAGCCGTCGGTGCGCTCAAAGGCGGGGTCTATGTGCTTGGGCCCGATGGCAAGTTGCTGTGGAAGGCGACTGCGCCTGGTGAAATTATTTCGCCGCCTCTCGTAGGGAATGGTCTGGTTGTGGTCCGAACAGTCGATGGCCAGATTTCTGCCTTCAATGCGCAAACCGGTGAGCAGCGCTGGGTGTACCGTAATCGTCCCGTTCCGCTTAACTTGCGGGTGTCATCTGGTATGACATTCGCTGGTGATGTCGCGGTGCTGGCGGGTTTCCCGGGTGGAACATTTGCCGCGATTAATCTGCAGGCTGGAGATGCATACTGGCAAACGCCAGTGTCCTATCCAAAAGGGGTGACCGAAGTAGAGCGGATTAATGATGTAACAGGACCGCCTGCACTTCTGGGCGCGCAAGTATGCGCGGTCACATTCCAGGGGCAGCTCGGCTGTTTTGACGCTAATTCGGGACGTGTGCTTTGGGAAAAAGCCTTCTCGAGTACTAGTGGCGTGGCACAGAACGAGCGCATCGTGGCAGCGGGCGATGACTGGGCGATTGTTTCAGCCTTTGATGCGGCAACGGGCAAGCAGTTGTGGCGTAACGAAAAGCTGAAAAGCCGTGACGTCAGCATTCCGTTTTTGCTCGGTCCGGCGGTCGTAGTGGGGGATTATCAGGGTTACGTCCACTTTTTGTCGGGTGATGACGGCACATTCGTGGCGAGGGTGAAAACGGACGGCAGTGCCATTACTGCGGCTCCCGTGCTTGCTGGCGATACGCTTGTGGTGCAAACGCATAATGGCGATCTGTTCGGCTTCCGTCCCCGCTGA
- the der gene encoding ribosome biogenesis GTPase Der gives MKPVIALVGRPNVGKSTLFNRLTRSRDALVADLPGLTRDRHYGEGRVGERPYLVVDTGGFEPVAKEGILHQMARQTRQAVEESDIVVFIVDGRNGLAPQDKSIADYLRKVGRPIFLVVNKAEGMKYSTVAADFYEFGLGDPRAISAAHGDGVTEMINEALDVAYAGHPEESAEDKEPRGIKIAIVGRPNVGKSTLVNTLLGEERVIAFDMPGTTRDSIYIDFERQGKKYTLIDTAGLRRRGKVFEAIEKFSVVKTLQSISDANVVILLLDAQQDISEQDAHIAGFVVEQGRALVVGVNKWDGLDSHVRERTKADLQRKLKFLDFAKFHFVSAAQKTGIGALMRSVDDAYAAAMAKLPTPKLTRALIEAVEFQQPRRRGPVRPKLRYAHQGGQNPPIIVIHGNALDAITETYKRYLENRFRETFSLIGTPLRIEFRSTTNPYADKG, from the coding sequence ATGAAACCCGTTATAGCCCTTGTCGGGCGCCCCAATGTGGGGAAATCTACGTTGTTCAATCGTCTTACGCGCTCGCGCGATGCGCTTGTCGCTGATTTACCCGGACTCACGCGCGATCGCCACTATGGAGAAGGGCGCGTAGGTGAGCGCCCATATCTCGTGGTTGATACTGGCGGGTTTGAGCCGGTTGCCAAAGAAGGCATTTTGCATCAGATGGCCCGGCAAACCCGTCAGGCCGTTGAAGAGTCCGACATCGTTGTCTTTATTGTGGATGGCCGGAATGGCCTGGCACCCCAGGACAAGTCGATTGCCGATTATCTGCGCAAGGTCGGCCGGCCGATTTTCCTCGTCGTCAATAAAGCGGAGGGAATGAAATACAGCACTGTGGCGGCTGATTTCTATGAATTCGGCCTGGGTGATCCCCGTGCAATTTCAGCAGCTCACGGCGATGGCGTGACTGAAATGATTAACGAGGCGCTCGATGTTGCTTACGCAGGACATCCCGAAGAAAGCGCGGAAGACAAAGAGCCGCGTGGCATCAAGATTGCCATTGTGGGCCGCCCTAATGTCGGCAAATCAACGCTGGTCAATACGTTGCTTGGCGAAGAGCGAGTGATTGCCTTTGACATGCCCGGCACGACGCGAGACTCGATCTACATTGATTTCGAGCGTCAGGGCAAGAAGTACACGCTTATCGACACGGCAGGTTTGCGGCGGCGCGGCAAAGTCTTCGAAGCCATCGAGAAGTTTTCAGTGGTGAAGACATTGCAATCCATTTCGGATGCCAATGTCGTGATCTTGTTGCTGGATGCGCAGCAAGACATCTCGGAGCAGGACGCTCATATTGCTGGTTTTGTGGTGGAGCAGGGCCGGGCGCTGGTGGTGGGCGTCAACAAGTGGGATGGGCTGGATTCACACGTCCGCGAGCGGACCAAGGCTGATTTGCAGCGCAAGCTGAAATTCCTCGATTTCGCTAAATTCCATTTTGTTTCAGCCGCGCAAAAAACCGGGATCGGGGCGCTTATGCGTTCGGTCGATGACGCCTACGCCGCTGCGATGGCTAAATTGCCAACGCCAAAGTTGACGCGCGCGTTGATCGAAGCGGTCGAATTCCAGCAGCCGCGTCGCCGCGGCCCAGTGCGCCCGAAACTACGCTACGCCCACCAGGGTGGGCAGAATCCGCCAATTATCGTGATTCATGGCAACGCACTCGATGCCATTACCGAAACTTACAAACGCTATCTGGAAAACCGCTTTCGTGAGACCTTCTCGCTGATCGGAACGCCGTTGCGAATCGAGTTCCGCTCAACCACGAATCCTTATGCAGATAAAGGCTGA
- the hfq gene encoding RNA chaperone Hfq, with protein sequence MSNKGQLLQDPFLNALRKEHVPVSIYLVNGIKLQGNIESFDQYVVLLRNTVTQMVYKHAISTVVPARPVNFHPDSEQP encoded by the coding sequence ATGAGCAACAAAGGGCAATTGTTACAAGACCCGTTTTTGAACGCACTGCGCAAGGAACATGTGCCAGTGTCGATCTACCTGGTTAACGGCATCAAGCTTCAGGGAAATATCGAATCGTTTGACCAGTATGTTGTGTTGCTCCGAAATACGGTGACCCAGATGGTGTACAAGCACGCAATTTCGACTGTTGTGCCTGCCCGTCCAGTGAATTTCCACCCGGACTCCGAACAGCCCTAA
- the hflX gene encoding GTPase HflX yields the protein MINAALVGLDFGITDFAASLEELSLLAQSAGAHPAFTLTGRRSSPDAAMFVGSGKAEELRLACDANNIELVIFNHALAPAQQRNLERVLERRVIDRTSLILDIFAQRARSHEGKLQVELAQLQYLATRLIRAWTHLERQKGGIGLRGPGETQLETDRRLIGDRIKMLKSRLAKLRRQHGTQRRSRERNRIMSVSLVGYTNAGKSTLFNALTKAQAYVADQLFATLDTTSRRVYLGDEAGQVVVSDTVGFIRELPHQLVAAFRATLEETIHADLLLHVVDASSAVRLDQIDQVNEVLREIGADAIRQVLVFNKIDAVPELAARGDAVERDEYGNISRVFLSARTGQGLDTLRAAIAEIATSAALSTMPEEALPAVPNDDPEDASEDDPELSSPGR from the coding sequence TTGATCAATGCAGCGCTTGTTGGGCTCGATTTCGGCATAACCGATTTCGCAGCCAGTCTGGAAGAACTCAGTCTGCTCGCACAAAGTGCGGGTGCCCATCCTGCCTTTACCCTCACTGGACGTCGCTCCAGCCCGGATGCCGCGATGTTTGTTGGTAGTGGCAAAGCCGAGGAGCTTCGGCTCGCGTGCGACGCCAACAATATCGAACTCGTCATTTTCAATCATGCGCTGGCACCTGCCCAGCAACGTAATCTTGAGCGGGTGCTTGAGCGACGCGTGATTGACCGGACGAGTCTCATTCTGGATATCTTTGCGCAGCGCGCTCGTAGCCATGAAGGCAAGCTGCAGGTTGAACTTGCCCAGCTGCAATATCTGGCAACGCGTCTGATCCGTGCATGGACTCACCTTGAGCGGCAAAAAGGCGGAATTGGTTTGCGTGGTCCAGGCGAAACCCAGCTTGAAACCGACCGCCGCTTGATTGGCGATCGCATCAAAATGCTGAAATCACGTCTCGCAAAGCTAAGGCGTCAGCATGGCACGCAACGTCGCTCACGTGAGCGCAACCGCATTATGTCGGTATCGCTTGTGGGCTATACCAACGCGGGTAAATCCACGCTATTTAACGCGCTGACCAAAGCCCAGGCTTATGTTGCGGACCAGCTGTTCGCTACGCTGGACACGACATCGCGGCGAGTTTACCTCGGTGATGAGGCGGGTCAGGTGGTCGTGTCAGATACCGTTGGGTTTATCCGGGAATTGCCTCATCAACTGGTTGCGGCATTTCGTGCAACGCTGGAAGAAACCATTCACGCTGATCTGCTGCTGCATGTCGTTGATGCCTCAAGTGCGGTGCGTCTGGATCAAATCGACCAGGTAAATGAGGTATTGCGCGAAATTGGCGCTGATGCGATTCGCCAGGTGCTGGTATTCAACAAAATTGATGCCGTGCCTGAGTTGGCGGCCCGTGGCGACGCGGTTGAGCGGGACGAATATGGTAATATTTCGCGCGTCTTTCTGAGTGCGCGAACGGGACAGGGGTTGGATACGCTACGTGCTGCCATCGCTGAAATTGCAACGTCCGCCGCGCTTTCCACTATGCCGGAAGAAGCGCTTCCAGCAGTCCCGAACGATGACCCTGAGGATGCCTCCGAGGACGACCCCGAGCTTTCTTCTCCAGGGCGTTAA